TATATAGTGTGCCATGTAGGCGACATCGCCAAAATAGCTATCTCTGACAGCAATGCCGATTTTTACCCTTATCCCTGAGACAAACACCTCAGAGAGTGAGTTAACCAGTTCATTTAACAGCTCAAAATCCTCTTTACTTAACAGAGGCCTCAGAAACGCCGACACGATGTTGAGGTTTGCGCCGCGCCTAAGCAGATATGCTGCCGCTTTCAAGTCTCTCTCAGTAGTTGAAGAGAATCTCATCGAGCCAGTTTCCTCATATATCCCCAGACACAGAATGGTAGCCTCAAGGGCTGTGATGGTGACAGAGCTCTTTAACAAAAGTTCGGTAATTATTGTTGCCGTAGCTCCTGCCTCTTCAATTGTCTCAAAGGTGGCCATGATGTCGTTTTGCTTTTTAACATGATGGTCATAGATAAAAGTGATGACACCACTTTTGCCAACCACATCTGCAAATTGTCCTATCCTTATAGCGCTCTGAGTATCTACTATGATAAGACGCTTGATTTTTTTTATTGGAATATCTTTTATTTTTGAAAACTCTACAGGATATGCTTTAAGGAAATCTCTGACAGGTTTTTCCATAGAGCCTGGGAAAGCAATTACAGCCTCCGGAAACAACCTTTTTGTACCCACCATTGAAGCCAAACAATCAAAGTCAGCATTAATGTGGCATGTAATGACATCCACTGTGAGGTCTAAGTTACAGCGGCTTTACGGTTTACATACGTCTGCTGCGCAATACTTAGCAAATTGCTCACAAGCCAGTACAAAACCAAACCTGAGGGAAAACTTAAAAACATAAAAGTAAAGACAATTGGCATAATCATCATGATTTTGGCCTGAGTCGGATCCATAGTGGTAGGTGTCATCTTCTGCTGTATGAACATGGTGATACCCATTATGACAGGAAGCACGTATATGGGGTCTTTTGCAGAAAGATCAGTGACCCAAAAGAAAAATGGTGCTCCCCGTAACTCAACAGATACTAATAAGGCCTTATAAAGGGCAAAAAACACCGGTATCTGAATCACTATCGGAAGACATCCGCCCATAGGGTTAACCTTATGGACTTTATAGAGCTCCATCATTTCCCGCTGCATTTTCTGGGGGTCTTTCTTGTGTTTTTCCCTTATCTCGGTCATAAGCGGCTGAATCTTTTGGAGCTTTTTCATTGAACTCTGCCCTTTGTTGATAAGCGGAATGAAAGGAATTCTAACTATAAGTGTAAGAACAATAATGGCAACTCCAAAGTTCCCAAGATATTTGTTAAGGAACAACAGAAACCAGAAAAGCGGCCGTGCGATTATAGAGAAGTACCCAAAGTCCACAATAGGTTCAAGGGAGACATTTAGAGCCTTTAAGAAATCGTACTTTTTTGGGCCTGCGTAAATAAGAAACTCGTTGCTGGAGTTTGTGCTCTTAAATGCCACCAGAGACTTTTGTTTAACAGATGGAGTGGCTGGAATTTGCCACACCGTTGTCTCTGCCATAGGACCTTGAGGCACCAGAGCGG
This genomic interval from Nitrospirota bacterium contains the following:
- the yidC gene encoding membrane protein insertase YidC, translating into MEKKALTAIVLSVAVLLLYQFFYIKPLTEKQRLAAQQAAQTAAQVKVETKTTAADNTPKEATAPTTEAKNNTAVNTPALANETPNAHVPIKQITVDTLHYTAIVNSVGGTIESFKLKDYKNNDKKDIELIDKTAKYGAFVIGATTDFELSQAAFATDSKNITLNGTDTGQVILDYESNGKKIRRTYTFYANSYKVELKDETSGISPYYITIGSGFSRDGGDGYAAHFGPVVLNGMDRVEFNEDKKMDDIKKYPDGVKWIAEENKYFCTALVPQGPMAETTVWQIPATPSVKQKSLVAFKSTNSSNEFLIYAGPKKYDFLKALNVSLEPIVDFGYFSIIARPLFWFLLFLNKYLGNFGVAIIVLTLIVRIPFIPLINKGQSSMKKLQKIQPLMTEIREKHKKDPQKMQREMMELYKVHKVNPMGGCLPIVIQIPVFFALYKALLVSVELRGAPFFFWVTDLSAKDPIYVLPVIMGITMFIQQKMTPTTMDPTQAKIMMIMPIVFTFMFLSFPSGLVLYWLVSNLLSIAQQTYVNRKAAVT